The proteins below come from a single Notamacropus eugenii isolate mMacEug1 chromosome 7, mMacEug1.pri_v2, whole genome shotgun sequence genomic window:
- the LOC140513296 gene encoding calpain small subunit 1-like: MFLMNSFLGSKAGLSRSRAGVSTDRRGGGSGSREAPISYTPQPPPSRAHFSHSSAREVEEIRWFRLQFEDQTGLKMEVSPSQLMDILNFALARYFDRKDRKTGRLGIHTCRSILAVMDSETNGKLGFEEFKYLWSNLKKWQAIYKEYASPRSGTLGSQEVAGAFVAAGFQLNRHLHKMIIRRYSNHEGTLDFENFISCLVRLDAMFRAFKSLEKDDCGYISLNTREWLQMTMYS, encoded by the coding sequence ATGTTCCTCATGAATTCATTTCTGGGCAGCAAGGCCGGCCTCAGCCGAAGTAGGGCGGGGGTCTCCACTGACAGAAGAGGCGGGGGCAGTGGCAGCCGTGAAGCTCCCATCAGTTACACTCCGCAGCCCCCGCCCAGTCGGGCCCACTTCTCCCACTCCAGTGCCAGGGAGGTTGAGGAGATCCGGTGGTTCAGGCTGCAGTTTGAGGATCAGACAGGACTTAAAATGGAAGTGAGCCCCTCGCAACTCATGGACATCTTGAATTTTGCCCTAGCTCGGTACTTTGATCGGAAGGATCGGAAGACTGGCCGTTTGGGAATCCATACCTGTCGGAGCATACTGGCCGTTATGGACAGCGAGACCAACGGCAAGCTCGGCTTTGAGGAGTTTAAGTATCTTTGGAGCAATTTAAAGAAATGGCAGGCCATCTACAAGGAGTACGCCTCGCCCCGCTCAGGCACCCTGGGCAGCCAGGAGGTCGCCGGAGCCTTTGTGGCTGCAGGTTTCCAACTCAACCGTCACCTGCACAAAATGATCATTCGTCGATATTCCAATCACGAGGGGACTTTGGACTTCGAAAACTTTATCAGCTGTTTGGTGCGTCTCGATGCCATGTTCCGTGCCTTCAAGTCTCTAGAAAAAGATGACTGTGGGTACATCAGTCTGAACACCAGAGAGTGGCTGCAGATGACCATGTACTCCTGA